Proteins from a single region of Desulforegula conservatrix Mb1Pa:
- a CDS encoding metal ABC transporter solute-binding protein, Zn/Mn family, whose translation MKNNPLIIIALFAMMLPLTVYQALASEKKMPVFVSILPQKYFVEKIGGNLVEVSVMVEPGANPHTYEPKPAQMIKLSSSKIFFTIGINFEDIWLKKITAASPDIKIVRTDEGIQKLVMDEDGHEGESGDDKKSHNHEKGEPDPHIWLSPKLVLKQAEIIKNALIETDPVNSKIYEKGHLDFENEIKALDSELTSVFEKTENRKFIVFHPSWGYFAKAYNLEQVPIEIEGKQPKPAQMKNLIITARNLGIKMVFAQPQFSTQTADTIAREIGGKVAFADPLAENWAENLRKTASQFKNEAR comes from the coding sequence ATGAAGAATAACCCACTTATTATCATTGCATTATTTGCGATGATGCTACCTCTGACTGTTTACCAGGCCTTAGCTTCTGAAAAAAAAATGCCGGTTTTTGTCAGCATTCTGCCCCAAAAATATTTTGTGGAAAAAATAGGGGGCAATCTGGTTGAAGTCAGTGTAATGGTCGAACCTGGTGCAAATCCTCATACCTATGAGCCAAAACCAGCCCAGATGATCAAGCTTTCTTCATCAAAAATATTTTTTACGATAGGCATAAACTTTGAAGATATCTGGCTGAAAAAAATCACGGCAGCCTCTCCTGATATAAAAATTGTCAGGACAGATGAAGGTATACAGAAACTTGTAATGGATGAAGATGGGCATGAGGGTGAATCCGGCGATGATAAAAAATCTCACAACCATGAAAAAGGCGAACCAGATCCTCATATCTGGCTTTCACCCAAGCTTGTTCTTAAGCAGGCTGAAATTATTAAAAACGCCCTTATCGAAACTGATCCTGTAAATTCCAAAATTTACGAAAAAGGACATCTTGATTTTGAAAATGAAATAAAAGCTCTGGACTCAGAGCTTACTTCTGTTTTCGAAAAAACAGAAAATCGCAAATTCATAGTCTTTCACCCTTCATGGGGCTATTTTGCCAAGGCTTATAATCTTGAACAGGTTCCCATAGAAATTGAAGGGAAACAGCCAAAACCAGCTCAAATGAAAAATCTGATAATCACTGCCAGAAATCTTGGCATAAAAATGGTGTTTGCCCAGCCACAATTCTCGACCCAGACTGCGGATACAATCGCAAGGGAAATTGGAGGAAAGGTTGCTTTTGCTGATCCACTTGCGGAAAACTGGGCAGAAAACCTGAGAAAAACCGCTTCTCAGTTCAAGAATGAGGCAAGGTAA
- a CDS encoding metal ABC transporter ATP-binding protein: MNTQSSIPAIEISNLGFSYKDSEPALANVNFKIPENDFVAVIGPNGGGKTTLIKLILGLLQPSTGNIKVFGSAPEKNSHRIGYVPQETSINIDFPISVLDVVKMGRLKPFKGPFGTNREDIDHAVQTLDLLGMKDFLKRRIGSLSGGQRQRVFIARALVSDPDVLILDEPTASVDTKGQTELYERLAGFNSKKTIIVVSHDLMVISTYVKSVACVNREAYYHCHAELTPNMLEMAYKCPVDLVAHGFPHRVLQPHGDKTK; encoded by the coding sequence ATGAATACTCAATCATCAATTCCTGCAATAGAGATAAGCAATCTTGGCTTTTCATACAAAGATTCCGAACCTGCTCTTGCAAACGTAAATTTTAAAATTCCGGAAAATGATTTTGTCGCTGTCATTGGGCCAAACGGAGGCGGCAAGACAACTCTAATCAAACTGATCCTCGGCCTACTTCAGCCATCAACAGGCAACATCAAAGTTTTTGGTTCGGCGCCAGAAAAAAACAGCCACAGAATCGGTTACGTTCCCCAGGAAACCAGTATAAACATAGACTTCCCCATATCTGTTCTTGATGTGGTTAAAATGGGCAGACTGAAACCATTCAAAGGCCCTTTCGGAACAAACAGGGAAGATATTGATCATGCAGTCCAAACCCTTGATCTTCTTGGGATGAAGGATTTTCTCAAACGAAGGATCGGAAGTCTTTCAGGAGGCCAGAGACAAAGGGTTTTCATAGCCAGGGCCCTTGTATCCGACCCCGACGTTCTTATCCTTGATGAACCTACAGCAAGTGTTGACACCAAGGGCCAGACAGAACTCTATGAAAGGCTGGCTGGTTTCAACAGCAAAAAGACCATAATCGTTGTAAGCCATGACCTTATGGTCATATCCACCTACGTCAAATCCGTGGCATGCGTGAATCGCGAAGCATACTACCATTGCCACGCAGAACTCACACCCAACATGCTTGAAATGGCATACAAATGCCCTGTTGATCTGGTTGCCCACGGCTTCCCTCACAGGGTTCTTCAACCTCACGGAGATAAAACAAAATGA
- a CDS encoding metal ABC transporter permease codes for MMEALGFEFMRNAIMAGLLASLACGIIGSLVVAKRIVFISGGIAHAAYGGIGIAFFFGLPYMVGTLGFSLVVAIVMTFLTLDNKHRADTVIGVLWAAGMALGVVLIDLTPGYNVDLMSYLFGSILAVTPDDLYMMSLMCLIIIFMVVFFYNDFLAMSYDPDFARLRRIPVRLLYAILLVMIAVSIVMVIKVVGLILVIALMTIPPYMAEKKSVSLGQMMVISSILSAVFTLGGLWISYAFDITSGAAIILFASAAFAVFFIKEKGKV; via the coding sequence ATGATGGAAGCCCTGGGATTTGAATTCATGAGAAACGCCATCATGGCAGGACTTCTCGCCAGCCTGGCCTGCGGAATAATAGGCTCTCTCGTTGTGGCAAAAAGAATAGTCTTCATATCAGGCGGAATTGCCCATGCCGCCTACGGTGGAATAGGCATAGCATTTTTCTTTGGCCTTCCTTATATGGTCGGCACACTCGGATTTTCCCTTGTTGTTGCCATCGTCATGACCTTCCTTACCCTCGACAACAAGCACAGGGCAGACACGGTGATCGGGGTTCTATGGGCAGCCGGAATGGCGCTGGGGGTTGTGCTTATAGATCTTACTCCAGGCTACAATGTGGATCTGATGAGCTATCTCTTCGGCAGCATACTTGCCGTAACACCGGACGATCTTTACATGATGTCCTTAATGTGCCTCATCATAATTTTCATGGTTGTCTTTTTCTATAACGATTTTCTTGCCATGTCATACGATCCTGATTTTGCCAGACTCAGAAGAATTCCCGTTAGACTCCTTTATGCAATCCTTCTTGTAATGATAGCAGTATCAATAGTCATGGTAATAAAGGTAGTGGGACTGATCCTCGTGATAGCCCTTATGACCATACCACCCTACATGGCAGAAAAAAAATCCGTATCCCTCGGCCAGATGATGGTGATTTCAAGCATTCTAAGCGCAGTCTTTACCCTGGGAGGCTTATGGATATCCTACGCCTTTGATATAACATCAGGAGCCGCCATAATTCTGTTCGCATCAGCAGCTTTTGCAGTATTCTTCATAAAAGAAAAAGGAAAAGTATAA
- a CDS encoding Fur family transcriptional regulator — MCTQCDYNKLMSECGLKPSPRRVMLMSVIGSSGRPLTASEIHSIVLETESMDRVTVYRILDTLVKYGLAEKIGSPDARSFFYGLSPSSLHPAHPHFFCRMCGKAKCLSPSIVPDVSRNEIKSMIPGITETVQINIAGVCSECLTEEKSL; from the coding sequence ATGTGTACACAATGCGATTATAACAAACTGATGTCGGAATGCGGCCTGAAACCCTCTCCAAGAAGGGTCATGCTAATGTCTGTTATAGGATCAAGCGGACGGCCCCTTACTGCCTCAGAAATCCACAGCATAGTTCTTGAAACCGAAAGCATGGATCGCGTAACCGTTTACAGAATCCTCGATACTCTTGTAAAATACGGTCTGGCTGAAAAAATAGGCAGCCCTGACGCAAGATCCTTTTTCTATGGCCTGTCACCAAGCAGCCTTCATCCGGCTCACCCCCATTTTTTCTGTAGAATGTGCGGAAAAGCAAAATGCCTTAGCCCATCCATTGTGCCAGACGTCTCAAGAAACGAAATCAAATCCATGATTCCAGGAATAACAGAAACAGTGCAGATCAATATTGCCGGTGTCTGCTCAGAGTGCCTTACAGAAGAAAAAAGCCTTTAA
- a CDS encoding DUF1294 domain-containing protein: MIATSISLLFLTALGSSVFFGKLPNIVFIIYMVMSVIAFIAYGLDKSAAKRDRWRTPEKTLQLMGLLCGWPGAIAGQKFFRHKSKKTSFQIVFWISVIFNCSGLAVFYFKGI; encoded by the coding sequence ATGATAGCCACATCAATTTCATTACTGTTTTTAACCGCCCTCGGCTCTTCCGTATTCTTCGGGAAACTGCCGAATATTGTCTTCATTATATATATGGTGATGAGCGTCATTGCCTTTATTGCTTACGGCCTGGACAAATCCGCAGCTAAAAGAGACAGATGGCGGACGCCTGAAAAGACTCTCCAGCTAATGGGGCTTTTATGCGGATGGCCTGGGGCTATTGCAGGCCAGAAGTTCTTCAGACACAAATCTAAAAAAACATCATTCCAGATTGTTTTCTGGATTTCTGTCATTTTCAATTGTTCTGGCCTTGCTGTGTTTTATTTTAAAGGGATATAA
- the amrB gene encoding AmmeMemoRadiSam system protein B, which translates to MKLKDSMFAGSWYPLDAEKCKRDINAFVSEFKGVESIGRPAFAAVVPHAGWFYSGKIACNAIRLLSEGEKPDLVVVFGMHMHTMSKPCLTDRGEWETPFGTLKVDEDFASDFESESGLKFEKGWGNFIRDNTIELQMPFIRFFFGDVKVVGIGVPPSEAALIAGRQVVRSAEKLGRKIKIVSSTDLTHYGANYAFSPKGRGAAAVDWVKNVNDAGFIKKACSLDPEAIIKEALYNHSACCPGSVAAFAAAVSEAGINAPAVLMDYYTSNDIMQSDSFVGYAGILI; encoded by the coding sequence ATGAAACTCAAAGACTCAATGTTTGCAGGAAGCTGGTACCCTCTTGACGCAGAAAAATGCAAAAGAGACATAAATGCTTTTGTTTCCGAATTCAAGGGAGTTGAAAGTATTGGTCGTCCGGCATTTGCCGCAGTTGTGCCGCATGCAGGATGGTTTTATTCGGGCAAAATAGCCTGTAACGCCATAAGGCTTCTGAGTGAGGGTGAAAAACCTGATCTGGTTGTTGTATTCGGCATGCACATGCACACCATGTCCAAACCCTGTCTGACAGACAGAGGCGAATGGGAAACTCCTTTTGGAACACTTAAAGTTGATGAAGATTTTGCCTCTGATTTTGAGTCGGAATCAGGACTCAAATTCGAAAAGGGCTGGGGAAATTTTATCAGGGATAACACAATTGAGCTGCAAATGCCTTTCATCAGATTCTTTTTCGGTGATGTAAAGGTTGTGGGCATCGGAGTTCCTCCATCTGAGGCTGCACTCATAGCAGGCAGGCAGGTTGTCCGTTCCGCAGAAAAGCTTGGCAGAAAGATCAAGATAGTATCATCCACAGATCTTACCCATTATGGCGCTAATTATGCCTTTTCTCCAAAGGGCAGGGGAGCGGCAGCCGTCGATTGGGTCAAGAATGTGAATGACGCAGGATTCATTAAAAAAGCCTGTTCCCTTGATCCTGAGGCTATAATAAAGGAAGCTCTTTACAATCATAGCGCCTGCTGTCCAGGGTCGGTCGCAGCTTTTGCGGCAGCTGTTTCAGAAGCCGGAATCAATGCTCCTGCAGTTCTGATGGATTATTATACAAGCAATGACATAATGCAGTCAGACAGCTTTGTGGGATATGCAGGGATTCTTATCTGA